The window TTTTTCGCGGTTCCAAAGCCCGGTGAGATCGTCAGTGCTGGCCGAATGTGTAGCTGCATAAAGCGCCATCAAGACGCGTTGTAACGCCCGGCTTTGTGGTTGGTGGCAAGGATGAAGTTAAGGGCAATGGCCCCCACCACGGAGCACAGCAGCAACCAGGGGCTGAGGGTAAAGAACGAGGCGACCACGATGGTGCAATCCAGCGCCATCTGCACTTTGCCGGCGCGAATGTTAAAGCGCTCCTGCAAATAGAGCGCAAAGATATTAAAGCCGCCCAGGCTCGCCTTGTGGCGAAAGAAGATAAGCAGCCCCACTCCCATCATCAGGCCGCCCACCAGGCCGGCAAAAAAGGGATGCACATAACCAATCTGAATGACCTGCCCCAGGTTATCGCTCAGCAGCGACACCACCACGATGGAGAGGATGGTGCGCAGGGTAAAAGCCAGGCCCATTTTCTTCCAGGCAAGATAAAAGAACGGCAGATTCAGCGCCATAAACAACTGGCCAAAGCTGAATGGGGAAAAGTGCGTGAGCAGCAGGGCAAGGCCGGCGGTGCCGCCGGTGATAAGGCCACAATCACGCAGCATAAAAACCC is drawn from Gallaecimonas pentaromativorans and contains these coding sequences:
- a CDS encoding YitT family protein gives rise to the protein MTAITKAPASSHSVIEDATALLTASCFVAFGVFMLRDCGLITGGTAGLALLLTHFSPFSFGQLFMALNLPFFYLAWKKMGLAFTLRTILSIVVVSLLSDNLGQVIQIGYVHPFFAGLVGGLMMGVGLLIFFRHKASLGGFNIFALYLQERFNIRAGKVQMALDCTIVVASFFTLSPWLLLCSVVGAIALNFILATNHKAGRYNAS